One segment of Mycolicibacterium baixiangningiae DNA contains the following:
- the hisD gene encoding histidinol dehydrogenase, which translates to MDSVNVSPVTMARIDLRGRTLSAAQLRSTLPRGGVDVDAVLPKVRPIVDAVAERGAEAALEYGEAFDGIRPHAVRVPAERLTAALAELDPGVRTALQVAIDRARAVHADQRRTDTTTTLAPGATVTERWVPVERVGLYVPGGNAVYPSSVVMNVVPAQTAGVDSLVITSPPQAAFDGLPHPTILAAAELLGVDEVWAVGGAQAVALLAYGGTDTDGTGASGAPGNGTELAPVDMITGPGNIYVTAAKRICRSQVGIDAEAGPTEIAVLADHTADPVHVAADLISQAEHDEMAASVLVTTSPELADATDLELRRQLETTVHRDRVSAALTGQQSAIVLVDDLDAGVRVANAYAAEHLEIQTVDAAAVAGRIRSAGAIFVGPYAPVSLGDYCAGSNHVLPTAGCARHSSGLSVQTFLRGIHVVDYTEAALKDVSGHVITLANAENLPAHGEAVRRRFER; encoded by the coding sequence ATGGACAGCGTGAATGTATCGCCGGTGACGATGGCCCGCATCGACTTGCGCGGCAGGACGTTGTCGGCCGCGCAACTGCGGTCGACGCTGCCCCGCGGCGGTGTCGACGTGGACGCTGTCCTGCCGAAGGTCCGCCCGATCGTCGACGCCGTCGCCGAACGTGGTGCGGAGGCCGCCCTCGAATACGGCGAGGCGTTCGACGGCATCCGCCCCCATGCCGTGCGCGTGCCGGCCGAGCGGTTGACCGCAGCCCTGGCCGAACTCGATCCCGGCGTCCGCACGGCGCTGCAGGTCGCGATCGACCGCGCCCGCGCCGTCCATGCCGATCAGCGTCGCACCGACACCACGACCACGCTGGCGCCCGGGGCGACGGTCACCGAGCGCTGGGTGCCCGTCGAACGCGTCGGCCTCTACGTGCCTGGCGGCAACGCGGTCTACCCCTCGAGTGTCGTGATGAACGTGGTGCCCGCCCAAACCGCGGGGGTCGACTCGCTGGTGATCACCAGCCCGCCGCAGGCCGCCTTTGACGGCCTGCCGCACCCGACCATCCTGGCGGCCGCCGAACTTCTCGGTGTCGACGAGGTGTGGGCGGTCGGCGGCGCCCAGGCCGTCGCGCTGCTGGCCTACGGCGGCACCGACACCGACGGCACTGGGGCAAGCGGAGCGCCGGGAAATGGCACCGAGCTCGCGCCGGTGGACATGATCACCGGACCGGGCAACATCTACGTCACCGCCGCCAAGCGGATCTGCCGTTCGCAGGTGGGCATCGACGCCGAGGCCGGCCCGACCGAGATCGCCGTGCTCGCCGACCACACCGCTGATCCGGTGCACGTCGCGGCCGACCTGATCAGCCAGGCCGAACACGACGAGATGGCCGCCAGCGTGCTGGTGACCACCAGCCCCGAGCTGGCCGATGCCACCGACCTGGAACTGCGGCGACAGCTGGAGACGACGGTGCACCGCGACCGGGTCAGCGCGGCGTTGACCGGTCAGCAGTCCGCGATCGTGCTCGTCGACGATCTCGACGCGGGGGTGCGGGTCGCCAACGCCTATGCCGCAGAACATCTCGAGATCCAGACCGTCGACGCCGCCGCGGTGGCGGGCCGGATCAGGTCCGCTGGTGCGATTTTCGTCGGCCCGTACGCTCCGGTCAGCCTCGGAGACTACTGCGCCGGGTCCAACCATGTGCTGCCGACGGCCGGCTGCGCGCGCCACTCGAGCGGGCTGTCGGTGCAGACGTTCCTGCGTGGCATCCACGTCGTCGACTACACCGAGGCGGCGCTCAAAGACGTGTCGGGTCACGTCATCACCCTGGCGAACGCCGAGAATCTGCCGGCCCACGGCGAAGCTGTGCGACGGAGGTTCGAAAGGTGA
- a CDS encoding histidinol-phosphate transaminase: MTVGGKITLADLPLRDDLRGKSPYGAPQLEVPVRLNTNENPHPPSRALVDDVTRSVGEVAAELHRYPDRDAVALRTDLAEYLNLRTGVELSVENLWAANGSNEVLQQLLQAFGGPGRSAIGFVPSYSMHPIIAGATRTEWLQAVRADDFTLDVDTAVREITTRRPDLVFVTSPNNPTGQSVSFDDLRRLLDALSSASNGLLVLDEAYAEFSSQPSGVALIDEYPTTLVVSRTMSKAFAFAGGRLGYLAAAPAVIDAMLLVRLPYHLSSLTQAAARAALRHADDTLASVAALIAERDRVSNGLSQLGFRVIPSDANFVLFGEFADAPATWQRYLDQGVLIRDVGIPGYLRATTGLAEENDALLAASARLAETELAATLGAS, from the coding sequence GTGACGGTCGGAGGCAAGATCACTCTCGCCGATCTGCCGCTGCGGGACGACCTGCGGGGCAAATCGCCCTACGGCGCCCCGCAACTGGAGGTGCCGGTGCGGTTGAATACCAACGAGAATCCGCACCCACCCAGCCGAGCGCTCGTCGACGACGTGACCCGCTCGGTCGGGGAGGTGGCGGCAGAATTGCACCGCTATCCCGACCGGGACGCGGTGGCGCTGCGCACAGACCTCGCCGAGTACCTGAACCTCCGTACCGGTGTCGAGCTGAGCGTGGAAAACCTGTGGGCGGCAAACGGTTCCAACGAAGTGCTGCAGCAGCTGCTGCAGGCCTTCGGCGGTCCAGGGCGCAGCGCGATCGGCTTCGTGCCGTCCTACTCGATGCACCCGATCATCGCCGGCGCGACCCGCACGGAATGGCTGCAGGCGGTGCGCGCGGACGACTTCACCCTCGACGTCGACACCGCGGTCCGTGAGATCACCACGCGCCGTCCCGATCTGGTGTTCGTCACCAGCCCGAACAACCCCACGGGGCAGAGCGTCTCGTTCGACGATCTGCGGCGGCTTCTCGACGCCCTGTCTTCCGCGAGCAACGGACTCCTCGTCCTCGACGAGGCCTACGCCGAATTCTCGTCGCAGCCCAGCGGTGTGGCGCTCATCGACGAGTATCCGACCACGCTGGTGGTCAGCCGCACCATGAGCAAGGCGTTCGCCTTCGCGGGCGGGCGGCTCGGCTACCTGGCCGCGGCGCCCGCCGTCATCGACGCGATGCTGCTGGTGCGCCTGCCCTACCACCTGTCGTCGCTGACCCAGGCCGCCGCCCGTGCCGCGCTGCGACACGCCGACGACACGTTGGCCAGCGTGGCCGCCCTGATCGCCGAACGCGACCGCGTGTCGAACGGGTTGAGCCAACTGGGTTTCCGGGTGATCCCCAGCGATGCGAACTTCGTCCTGTTCGGGGAGTTCGCCGACGCGCCCGCCACCTGGCAGCGCTATCTGGATCAGGGCGTCCTGATCCGCGATGTGGGCATCCCCGGGTACCTGCGGGCCACCACCGGGCTGGCCGAAGAAAACGATGCGCTGCTGGCCGCCTCCGCCCGCCTCGCCGAGACTGAACTCGCCGCAACTCTAGGAGCCTCATGA
- the hisB gene encoding imidazoleglycerol-phosphate dehydratase HisB produces the protein MTDMLTGTRRARVERKTKESDIVVDLDLDGTGIVDISTGVPFFDHMLTSLGSHASFDLTVHAKGDVEIEGHHTVEDTAIVLGQALGQALGDKKGIRRFGDAFIPMDECLAHAAVDVSGRPYCVHTGEPESMVEFTIAGSTVPYHTVINRHVFESLAFNARIALHVRTLYGRDPHHITEAQYKAVARALRQAVEFDPRVTGVPSTKGSL, from the coding sequence ATGACCGACATGCTGACCGGCACGCGCCGCGCCCGCGTCGAACGCAAGACCAAGGAATCCGACATCGTCGTCGACCTCGACCTCGATGGCACCGGCATCGTCGACATCAGCACCGGCGTACCGTTTTTCGATCACATGCTCACCTCGCTGGGCAGCCACGCCAGCTTCGACCTCACGGTGCACGCCAAGGGTGACGTCGAGATCGAGGGTCACCACACGGTCGAGGACACCGCCATCGTGCTCGGGCAGGCGCTCGGACAGGCGCTGGGGGACAAGAAGGGTATCCGCCGCTTCGGGGACGCGTTCATCCCGATGGACGAATGCCTGGCGCACGCCGCCGTCGATGTCTCCGGCCGGCCGTACTGCGTACACACCGGCGAGCCGGAATCGATGGTCGAGTTCACCATCGCCGGGTCCACCGTGCCTTACCACACGGTGATCAACCGGCACGTCTTCGAATCACTGGCGTTCAACGCCCGTATCGCGCTGCACGTTCGCACGCTCTACGGCCGCGATCCGCACCACATCACCGAGGCGCAGTACAAGGCCGTCGCCCGAGCGTTGCGTCAGGCCGTCGAGTTCGACCCGCGCGTCACCGGTGTGCCGTCCACGAAGGGCTCACTGTGA
- the hisH gene encoding imidazole glycerol phosphate synthase subunit HisH, which yields MTRKVVVLDYGSGNLRSAQRAVERTGADVEVTADADAALNADGLVVPGVGAFEACMAGLREIGGEKIIAERIAAGRPVLGVCVGMQILFSRGVEFGVETAGCGQWPGSVVRLDAPVIPHMGWNVVDAPAGTTLFRGLDPDTRFYFVHSYAAQQWEGDPDARLTWATHHVPFLAAVESGPLSATQFHPEKSGDAGATLLRNWVEGL from the coding sequence GTGACAAGGAAAGTCGTCGTCCTCGACTACGGTTCGGGCAACCTGCGCTCGGCGCAGCGGGCGGTCGAGCGGACGGGTGCCGACGTCGAGGTCACCGCGGACGCCGACGCCGCGCTGAACGCCGACGGCCTCGTGGTGCCGGGCGTCGGCGCGTTCGAGGCGTGCATGGCCGGACTGCGGGAGATCGGCGGAGAGAAGATCATCGCCGAGCGGATCGCGGCCGGCCGACCGGTTCTCGGCGTGTGCGTGGGGATGCAGATCCTGTTCTCGCGCGGCGTCGAATTCGGTGTCGAGACCGCCGGATGCGGGCAGTGGCCTGGGTCGGTGGTGCGCCTCGACGCCCCGGTGATCCCGCACATGGGCTGGAACGTCGTCGACGCCCCCGCCGGGACCACGCTGTTCCGCGGGCTCGACCCCGACACCAGGTTCTACTTCGTGCACTCCTACGCCGCGCAGCAGTGGGAGGGCGACCCGGACGCCCGGCTAACCTGGGCCACCCACCACGTCCCGTTCCTCGCCGCGGTCGAGAGCGGTCCGTTGTCGGCCACCCAGTTCCACCCGGAGAAGAGCGGTGACGCCGGTGCGACGCTGCTCCGCAACTGGGTCGAGGGGCTCTGA
- the priA gene encoding bifunctional 1-(5-phosphoribosyl)-5-((5-phosphoribosylamino)methylideneamino)imidazole-4-carboxamide isomerase/phosphoribosylanthranilate isomerase PriA — protein MSANKPLILLPAVDVVKGRAVRLVQGKAGSETEYGSALDAALGWQRDGAEWIHLVDLDAAFGRGSNRELLADVVGRLDVAVELSGGIRDDDSLEAALATGCARVNIGTAALENPQWCAKVVAEYGDRVAVGLDVLIVDAEHRLRGRGWETDGGDLWEVLDRLDSEGCSRYVVTDVTKDGTLEGPNLDLLGRVADRTAAPVIASGGVSSVDDLRAIGTLTGRGVEGAIVGKALYAGRFTLPEALTAVRQ, from the coding sequence GTGTCCGCGAACAAGCCGTTGATCCTCCTTCCCGCCGTCGACGTGGTCAAGGGCCGTGCCGTGCGCCTGGTCCAGGGCAAGGCCGGCAGTGAAACCGAGTACGGGTCGGCGCTCGACGCCGCGCTCGGGTGGCAGCGTGACGGGGCGGAGTGGATCCATCTCGTGGACCTCGACGCCGCGTTCGGCCGCGGCTCGAACCGCGAACTGCTCGCCGACGTCGTCGGCCGGCTCGACGTGGCGGTCGAACTGTCCGGCGGCATCCGCGACGACGACTCACTCGAGGCCGCGCTGGCCACCGGGTGCGCCCGGGTCAACATCGGCACCGCCGCGCTGGAGAACCCGCAGTGGTGCGCGAAGGTCGTCGCCGAGTACGGCGACAGGGTGGCCGTCGGTCTCGATGTGTTGATCGTCGACGCTGAGCACCGCCTGCGCGGCCGCGGTTGGGAGACCGACGGCGGTGACCTGTGGGAGGTGCTCGACCGTCTCGACTCGGAAGGGTGCTCGCGCTACGTCGTCACCGACGTGACCAAGGACGGCACCCTCGAGGGGCCGAACCTCGACCTGCTCGGCCGCGTCGCCGATCGCACGGCCGCGCCGGTGATCGCCTCCGGTGGGGTGTCCAGCGTCGACGACCTGCGCGCGATCGGCACGCTGACCGGCCGCGGCGTCGAGGGCGCCATCGTCGGGAAAGCGTTGTATGCCGGGCGTTTCACCCTGCCCGAGGCGCTGACAGCGGTAAGGCAGTAG
- a CDS encoding inositol monophosphatase family protein, whose translation MALDETDLQGLVDVAAAILDTASEPFISGHRADSAVQKKGNDFATEVDLKIERQVVEALTSATGIEVHGEEYGGADIDSPLVWVLDPIDGTFNYAAGLPTAAILLGLLREGEPVAGLTWLPFMSQRYTAVVGKPLYVNGIEQPSLKSSALSDCVVGTGTFNIDSRGRFPGRWRVALLENLSRQCNRMRMHGATGLDLAYTAAGVLGAAISFGHHIWDHAAGVALVRSAGGVVTDLAGADWTPESTSVLAGSPQVHGEILDIVAALGAPEDF comes from the coding sequence ATGGCACTGGACGAGACCGACCTGCAGGGTCTGGTCGATGTGGCCGCGGCGATTCTCGACACCGCGTCCGAACCCTTCATCAGTGGGCACCGCGCCGACTCCGCGGTGCAGAAGAAGGGCAACGACTTCGCCACCGAAGTCGACCTGAAGATCGAACGCCAGGTCGTCGAGGCGCTGACCTCGGCCACCGGCATCGAGGTGCACGGCGAGGAGTACGGCGGGGCGGACATCGACTCGCCGCTGGTGTGGGTGCTCGATCCCATCGACGGCACGTTCAACTACGCCGCCGGACTGCCGACCGCCGCGATCCTGCTCGGCCTTCTGCGGGAGGGTGAACCCGTCGCCGGGCTGACGTGGCTGCCCTTCATGTCCCAGCGTTATACCGCTGTGGTCGGAAAGCCGTTGTACGTCAACGGAATCGAGCAGCCGTCGCTGAAGTCGAGCGCACTGTCGGACTGCGTGGTGGGTACCGGCACCTTCAACATCGACTCGCGCGGGCGCTTCCCCGGCCGGTGGCGGGTGGCGCTGCTGGAGAACCTCAGCAGGCAGTGCAACAGGATGCGGATGCACGGCGCCACCGGACTCGACCTGGCGTACACCGCCGCCGGAGTCCTCGGCGCGGCAATCAGTTTCGGCCACCACATCTGGGATCACGCCGCCGGCGTCGCACTGGTGCGGTCCGCCGGTGGGGTCGTCACGGACCTGGCCGGGGCGGACTGGACCCCGGAATCGACATCGGTGCTGGCCGGCTCACCGCAGGTGCACGGCGAGATCCTCGACATCGTCGCAGCGCTCGGCGCCCCGGAGGATTTCTGA
- the hisF gene encoding imidazole glycerol phosphate synthase subunit HisF: MAADRGLAVRVIPCLDVDAGRVVKGVNFENLRDAGDPVELAAVYDAEGADELTFLDVTASSSGRSTMLDVVRRTAEQVFIPLTVGGGVRAIADVDALLRAGADKVSVNTAAIARPELLAELARRFGSQCIVLSVDARTVPEGEPPTPSGWEVTTHGGRRGTGIDAVEWAARGAELGVGEILLNSMDFDGTKAGFDLPMLRAVRGAVTVPVIASGGAGAIEHFAPAVHAGADAVLAASVFHFKELTIGQVKAAMAAEGITVR; this comes from the coding sequence GTGGCTGCCGACAGAGGACTCGCAGTCCGCGTGATCCCGTGCCTCGACGTCGATGCGGGTCGGGTGGTCAAGGGTGTCAACTTCGAGAACCTGCGGGACGCAGGTGATCCGGTCGAACTCGCCGCCGTGTACGACGCGGAGGGCGCCGACGAACTGACATTCCTCGACGTGACCGCATCGTCGTCGGGTCGCTCCACGATGCTCGACGTGGTGCGCCGCACCGCCGAACAGGTCTTCATCCCACTGACCGTCGGCGGTGGGGTGCGGGCGATCGCCGACGTGGATGCGTTGTTGCGGGCGGGCGCCGACAAGGTCTCGGTGAACACCGCCGCGATCGCGCGTCCGGAGCTGCTGGCCGAACTGGCCCGCCGGTTCGGGTCGCAATGCATCGTGCTGTCGGTCGACGCCAGGACGGTGCCGGAAGGTGAGCCCCCCACTCCGTCCGGGTGGGAGGTCACCACCCACGGCGGCCGTCGCGGCACCGGGATCGACGCCGTCGAGTGGGCTGCGCGCGGAGCGGAACTCGGCGTCGGAGAGATCCTGCTGAACTCCATGGACTTCGACGGCACCAAAGCCGGTTTCGATCTGCCCATGTTGCGTGCGGTGCGGGGTGCGGTGACCGTGCCGGTGATCGCCAGCGGCGGTGCCGGCGCGATCGAACACTTCGCCCCCGCGGTGCACGCGGGCGCCGACGCCGTGTTGGCCGCCAGCGTCTTCCACTTCAAGGAGTTGACGATCGGTCAGGTGAAGGCGGCGATGGCGGCAGAAGGGATCACCGTCCGATGA
- the hisI gene encoding phosphoribosyl-AMP cyclohydrolase, which yields MSLDPELASRLKRDADGLFAAVAQERGTGQVLMVAWMDDIALDRTLRTRRATYWSRSRGEHWVKGETSGHTQYVHSVRLDCDGDTVLLEVDQTGAACHTGEHTCFDADQLLGPES from the coding sequence GTGAGTCTCGATCCAGAGCTCGCGTCGCGGCTCAAGCGCGACGCCGACGGTTTGTTCGCCGCGGTGGCACAGGAGCGGGGCACCGGGCAGGTGCTGATGGTGGCATGGATGGACGACATCGCGCTCGACCGGACCCTGCGCACCCGGCGGGCGACCTACTGGTCCCGGTCCCGCGGCGAGCACTGGGTCAAGGGCGAGACGTCTGGCCACACGCAGTATGTGCACTCGGTGCGGTTGGACTGCGACGGTGACACGGTGCTGCTCGAGGTGGATCAGACCGGCGCGGCCTGCCACACCGGTGAGCACACCTGCTTCGACGCCGACCAGCTGCTCGGCCCGGAGAGCTAG
- a CDS encoding peroxiredoxin, with translation MKRGDRVDDFELPDQTGAMRSLTGLLADGPVVLFFYPAAMTPGCTKEACHFRDLAAEFAAVGASRVGISTDAVEKQARFADTQRFDYPLLSDADGAIAQRFGVKRGMLGKLMPVKRTTFVIDTDRTVLDVFSSELNMDAHADKALAVLRQRQSA, from the coding sequence ATGAAACGTGGTGACCGGGTCGACGATTTCGAACTGCCCGACCAGACAGGCGCGATGCGCAGCCTCACGGGTCTGCTGGCCGACGGGCCGGTGGTGCTGTTCTTCTATCCGGCGGCGATGACGCCCGGCTGCACCAAGGAGGCCTGCCACTTCCGGGACCTCGCTGCCGAGTTCGCCGCCGTCGGCGCCTCACGCGTGGGGATCAGCACCGATGCGGTCGAGAAACAGGCCCGCTTCGCCGACACTCAGCGTTTCGACTACCCGCTGTTGTCCGACGCCGACGGAGCGATCGCCCAGCGCTTCGGCGTCAAGCGGGGCATGTTGGGCAAGTTGATGCCGGTCAAGCGCACCACGTTCGTCATCGACACCGACCGCACGGTGCTCGATGTGTTCTCCAGCGAGCTGAACATGGACGCACATGCGGACAAGGCGCTGGCAGTGCTGCGCCAGCGCCAGTCCGCCTAG
- a CDS encoding anthranilate synthase component I, whose translation MQTTAQPASGSARERSSLANTTSREDFRALAAEHRVVPVVRKVLADSETPLSAYRKLAANRPGTFLLESAENGRSWSRWSFIGAGAPSALTVRDGEAVWLGVTPKDAPSGGDPLRALRETLALLETAALPGLPPLSSGLVGFFAYDMVRRLERLPSLAVDDLGLPDMLLLLATDIAAVDHHEGTITLIANAVNWNGTDERVDGAYDDAVARLDVMTKALGQSLPSAVATFERPAPTHRAQRTVEEYTAIVEKLVGDIEAGEAFQVVPSQRFEMDTAADPLDVYRMLRVTNPSPYMYLLNVPDEDGGLDFSVVGSSPEALVTVVDGKATTHPIAGTRWRGDTEEEDLLLEKELLADEKERAEHLMLVDLGRNDLGRVCEPGTVRVEDYSHIERYSHVMHLVSTVTGRLSEGRTALDAVTACFPAGTLSGAPKVRAMELIEEVEKTRRGLYGGVLGYLDFAGNADFAIAIRTALMRNGTAYVQAGGGVVADSNGPYEYTEAANKARAVLNAIAAAETLREP comes from the coding sequence GTGCAAACGACCGCCCAGCCCGCCTCCGGTTCCGCGCGTGAGCGCTCGTCGCTGGCGAACACCACCTCCCGCGAGGACTTCCGGGCGCTGGCCGCCGAACACCGGGTGGTGCCGGTGGTCCGCAAGGTGCTCGCCGACAGCGAGACGCCGCTGTCGGCGTACCGCAAGCTCGCCGCCAACCGGCCCGGCACGTTTCTTCTCGAGTCCGCCGAGAACGGCCGGTCGTGGTCGCGATGGTCGTTCATCGGGGCGGGGGCGCCGTCGGCGTTGACCGTGCGCGACGGCGAGGCGGTGTGGCTGGGCGTCACGCCGAAGGACGCGCCCAGCGGCGGCGATCCACTGCGCGCGTTGCGGGAGACGCTGGCCCTGCTGGAGACCGCGGCGCTGCCGGGTCTGCCGCCCCTGTCGAGCGGGCTGGTGGGGTTTTTCGCCTACGACATGGTGCGCCGGCTGGAGCGGCTGCCGTCGCTGGCCGTCGACGACCTCGGGTTGCCCGACATGTTGCTGCTGCTGGCCACCGACATCGCCGCGGTCGACCACCACGAGGGCACCATCACGCTGATCGCGAACGCGGTGAACTGGAACGGCACCGACGAACGGGTGGACGGGGCGTACGACGACGCGGTCGCCCGCCTCGACGTGATGACCAAGGCGCTGGGGCAGTCGTTGCCGTCGGCGGTGGCCACCTTCGAACGGCCCGCACCGACCCACCGGGCGCAGCGCACCGTCGAGGAGTACACCGCGATCGTGGAGAAGCTCGTCGGTGACATCGAGGCCGGTGAGGCGTTCCAGGTGGTGCCGTCCCAGCGTTTCGAGATGGACACCGCCGCCGACCCGCTCGATGTGTACCGGATGCTGCGGGTCACCAATCCCAGCCCGTACATGTACCTGCTGAACGTCCCCGACGAGGATGGGGGACTGGACTTCTCGGTGGTCGGGTCGAGTCCGGAGGCGCTGGTGACGGTCGTGGACGGCAAGGCGACCACGCACCCCATCGCCGGAACCCGCTGGCGCGGTGACACCGAGGAAGAGGATCTGCTGCTCGAAAAGGAGTTGCTGGCCGACGAGAAGGAACGCGCCGAGCACCTCATGCTGGTGGATCTGGGCCGCAACGACCTGGGCCGGGTGTGTGAGCCGGGCACCGTCCGGGTGGAGGACTACAGCCACATCGAGCGGTACAGCCATGTCATGCACCTGGTGTCGACGGTCACCGGCCGTCTGTCAGAAGGCAGGACTGCGCTCGATGCCGTGACCGCATGCTTCCCGGCCGGGACGCTCTCGGGCGCTCCCAAGGTGCGTGCGATGGAGCTCATCGAGGAGGTCGAGAAGACCCGCCGCGGGCTCTACGGCGGTGTGCTGGGGTATCTCGACTTCGCCGGCAACGCCGACTTCGCGATCGCCATCCGCACCGCGTTGATGCGCAACGGCACCGCCTACGTGCAGGCCGGCGGGGGTGTGGTCGCCGACTCGAACGGCCCCTACGAGTACACCGAGGCGGCCAACAAGGCGCGCGCGGTGCTCAACGCGATCGCCGCCGCGGAAACGCTGCGCGAACCGTGA
- a CDS encoding TIGR02234 family membrane protein, which translates to MTRIAQLLLVLGAAVLWVASRLTWVDVESFDGLGQPKTSTLTGAQWSTALIPLALLVLAAAVAVLAVRGWLLRMLAVLMAAASAAMAYLAITLWVVVDVAPRSADLAEVRVADLTGTQRHFTGAILTLVAAGLVLVGAVLLMRAAVKGAGPAGRYAAPSARRATAVRKDEQGEPMSERMLWDALDEGHDPTDRDTKGR; encoded by the coding sequence GTGACCCGCATCGCCCAGCTCCTCCTGGTCCTCGGCGCCGCCGTGCTGTGGGTGGCCTCGCGGCTGACGTGGGTGGACGTGGAATCCTTCGACGGGCTCGGCCAGCCGAAGACGTCGACGCTGACGGGCGCCCAATGGTCGACGGCGCTGATCCCGCTCGCGCTGTTGGTCCTGGCGGCCGCGGTCGCAGTGCTGGCGGTGCGGGGCTGGTTGCTGCGGATGCTGGCGGTGCTGATGGCGGCGGCCAGCGCGGCGATGGCCTATCTGGCGATCACGCTGTGGGTGGTCGTCGACGTCGCGCCGCGGTCGGCCGATCTAGCCGAGGTGCGGGTCGCCGACCTGACCGGGACGCAACGCCACTTCACCGGCGCGATCCTCACGCTGGTGGCGGCCGGTCTGGTGCTCGTCGGGGCGGTTCTGCTGATGCGGGCAGCGGTGAAGGGAGCCGGCCCGGCGGGCAGGTACGCCGCGCCGTCGGCTCGACGTGCGACAGCGGTGAGGAAGGACGAACAGGGGGAGCCGATGTCGGAGCGAATGCTCTGGGATGCCCTCGACGAGGGGCACGATCCCACCGATCGCGACACGAAGGGGCGGTGA
- the trpC gene encoding indole-3-glycerol phosphate synthase TrpC yields the protein MSSATVLDSIIEGVRADVAAREAVVSLAEVKERAKNAKAPLDVMAAFREPGIGVIAEVKRASPSRGELASIGDPAELARCYQDGGARVISVLTEQRRFHGSLDDLDSVRAAVSIPVLRKDFIVRPYQIHEARAHGADMLLLIVAALEQPALESLLERTESLGMTALVEVHTEEEADRALQAGARVIGVNARNLKTLEVDRNCFARIAPGLPSNVIRVAESGVRGPADLLAYAGAGADAVLVGEGLVTSRDPRSAVADLVTAGTHPSCPKPSR from the coding sequence ATGAGTTCGGCGACCGTGCTCGACTCCATCATCGAGGGAGTCCGCGCCGACGTCGCCGCTCGTGAGGCCGTCGTCAGCCTCGCCGAGGTCAAGGAGCGGGCAAAGAACGCCAAGGCTCCGCTGGACGTGATGGCGGCGTTCCGCGAACCCGGCATCGGCGTGATCGCCGAGGTCAAACGAGCGAGCCCGTCGCGTGGTGAGCTGGCATCAATCGGTGATCCCGCCGAGTTGGCCCGCTGCTATCAGGACGGCGGCGCCCGCGTGATCAGCGTGCTGACCGAGCAGCGCCGATTCCACGGATCGCTCGACGATCTCGACTCCGTCCGGGCTGCGGTGTCCATACCCGTTCTGCGTAAGGACTTCATCGTCCGGCCCTACCAGATCCACGAAGCCCGTGCCCACGGTGCCGACATGCTGCTGCTGATCGTTGCTGCGCTCGAGCAGCCGGCGTTGGAGTCGCTGCTGGAGCGGACAGAATCGCTCGGCATGACGGCGTTGGTGGAGGTCCACACCGAAGAGGAAGCCGACCGCGCGCTGCAGGCCGGAGCCCGGGTGATCGGCGTCAACGCCCGGAACCTCAAGACGCTCGAAGTCGACCGCAACTGTTTCGCGCGCATCGCCCCGGGGCTGCCGTCGAACGTCATCCGCGTCGCGGAGTCCGGCGTGCGGGGCCCCGCCGATCTGCTGGCCTACGCCGGAGCCGGCGCCGACGCCGTGCTGGTCGGCGAAGGCCTGGTCACCAGCCGCGACCCCCGCTCTGCGGTGGCCGACCTGGTGACCGCCGGTACGCATCCGTCCTGCCCGAAGCCGTCCCGGTAG